The nucleotide window CCGCAGGATCGTGGCCTCGATCAGCCCGTAGGGCCGGTCGGCGGCGTAGTACACCTCGTTGTCGTTCTTGAGGCCGAACGGCTCCAGGTCGACGAGGAAGTGGTGCTTGTTCGGCAGCGAGAAGCGGACCTCGTCGATCTCGGCGCGGTTGTCGATGATCCGCGCGCCCATCTGGTACAGGGTCTGCTGCAGCGACAGCGAGTACGTCTCCGCGAAGGCCTGGAGCATGTGCCGGCGCACCTGCCCGTAGGACTCCTCCCAGTCGGGCGCGGGCTGTTCGCCGTCGGTCCAGCCGAACCGCCACCGCGCGGAGACCTCGGTGGCGAGGATGCGGTCGTAGGCCTCTTTCAGCGTCGTGTACGTGTCCTTGACGTAGCCCCAGAACTCGGAGTCCGTCGAGTTCAGCACGACCAGGTCCTTGAGGCCCGACACAACCTCCCACGAGGAACCGTCGTACGTGATCTGCGTGACGCGGGTCTCCTGGCCCCTGCGGGCGAAGGAGTGCCCGGCCGCCCCGGTTCCGGTGGCCCGCGCGTCGGCCCCGGAGGTCCCGATCCGCTCCCAGGAGTACTCCTCGATACGGATGCGCGCCCGCCCGATCGGTTCCTGCGAGGTGACGAAGTGCCGGGCGAGGTGGATGCCGAACTGCTCGGCGGACTCGATGCCGTGCTCCTTGGCGAAGGCGTACACCGTGTTCTTGGTGGTGTCCGTCGGCAGTACGTTCGCGTTGGAGCCCGAGTAGTGGACCTCCTCCATGTCACCGCTGAGGGCGACGGAGACGTTCAGGTCCTTGATGTGGTGGGTGGCGCCGTCCCGGGTGATCCGGACGACGCGGTTCTCGGCCTTGCCGTACTGGTTCTGGGCCAGCACCGCCGAACGGGCAGGACGGGAAGGGGTGGTCATGTCTGCTAGCTCCCTCGGTAAACGGAGTAGCCGAACGGGTTGAGCAGCAGCGGTACGTGGTAGTGCTCGCCCGGGCTGACGGCGAAGGTGATCGCCACCTCGGGGAAGAACACGTGTGCGGCACCGCTGTCCCGGTTCGCGGGGGCGTCCTGCTGCGCATCGGCTTGCTTCTTCTCGAAGTACGCCTCGACGGCGAAGTCGAGCCGTACGTGTGTGGTGCCCTCCGGCAGGGCCGGCAGGTCCTTGCACCGCCCGTCGGCGTCGGTCGCGGAGCCACCGAGTGCCTGCCAGTCGCCGGCACGGCCGACGCGGGCCGCGAGCAGGACGGAGACCTCCCCGGCGGGGCGGCCGACGCTGGTGTCCAGGATGTGCGTGGACACGGAGGCGGTGGTGTCGGTGCTCATGCGGGTGCGTCCTGTTCGACGAGTGGGGCGAGGCGGATGCGGTTGATCCTGCCGAGTTCGGTGCGCGCGATCTCGCGCTCCTGCTCCGGCGTGTTGCCGAGCCGCCGCTTGACCGCGTCGCGCATCTGCTCGCCGGTGAGGCCGGTCGCGCAGATCAGGAAGACATGGCCGAACCTCTCCTGGTACTCCAGGTTCAGTTCGAGCATCTGCGCCCTGAGTTCGTCGGAGGCGTCCGCCATGCCGCGCTGTTCGCAGGAGGAGGCCGGGTCGCCCGGCTTCGGGCGCCCGATCGGCGGGTGTCCGGCCATCGCCTGCGCCAGGTCGGCGTCGGACAGGCCGGCCATGGCATCGTCGCTGGCCGCGAGGAGTTCGTCCGCGGTGGCGTACGGGCGCCGGGCGAGCAGGCTGCGCGCCCAGGTCTGCGAGGCACACAGCTCGTGCAGGGCGGCGAGGGCCGCCCGTTCCTCCAGGGCGTTGAACCGGGCGAGACCGCCGGGTGTCGTACTCGACGTCACGGGAAGCCTCCGTGGCCTTGTGCTGGACGGGCTGCGGCCAGCTAACGCCCTCGGAAACACCGCGTCAACACTTTGTTGAAAAATCCGGGTAACAAACACCGTCACCGCACACGGGGCGGCAGGCACCGGGTCACGAACGGGAGCGGCCTGCGCTCAGGCGCCCTTCTCCCGGTTCAGGTAGTTGTAGACGGTGAACCGGCTGACGCCGAGCGCGGTCGCCACGGTCTCCACGCCGTGCCGCACGGAGAAGGCTCCGCGCGCCTCCAGCATCCGTACGACCTCCTGCTTGGCCTTGCGGTCCAGTTCGGCCAGGGGCTTGCCGCGCTTGCGCTCCAGGGCGGCCAGGATGTGGTCCAGCGAGTCGGCGAGTTGCGGCAGCCGCACGGCCACCACGTCCGCGCCCTCCCAGGAGAGCACCACGTCGTCGGGCCCCGCCTGGTCGGGCGGCAGCATCTCGGCGCCCATCGCGTCGACCAGCGGCTTGACGGCCGAGACGAAGGGGTCGTCCGCGGATGCGGTCATCCCTCCCCCTCACCGATCACGTTGACCTGCAACGAGACCCGGGTGGCGCCCGCGTCCAGGGCCCGGCGCAGCAGCGCGTCGACCGCGGTGAGCACCGAGTCCGCGCCGCCCTCGGCGGTGTTCCCGAACGGGCCGACGTCCACCGCGTCCAGTTCCGCCCCCTCGATGACCTCGCGGGCGACCAGCGCGTGCGGCGGCGCCTCGTCGAGGTCGAAGGGTTCGGTCGTGAACTCCACTCTCAGTCGCACTGCGCCCCCATGACATCGCTCCGCCCTGCGTCTCCCGGCGGCACCGGTCCGGCCGGCCGCAAGGTGACCCTAGCCCACCCCGCTTTTCCCGCCGACTCCTCTTGACAAGGTCGGCACCCGCGGGCAGCCTTTCCATCAAGCAGAAAAGAATTTCCATCATACGGAATTAACGGAATCATCTGCGACGGACCCGCTCGACACGGAAGGGAGCGCCGACCCACATGCCCGGTTTCTCGATGGATGCGGCCGCAGAGCAGCGCTTCAACGTCAACCTGTCGATCCTCTTCACGGAGCTCCCGCTCCTGGAGCGCCCCGCGGCAGCCGCGGCGGCGGGCTTCACCGCGGTCGAGTTGTGGTGGCCCTGGACCGACACCCCCACCCCCGCACGCGCGGAGCTCGACGCCCTGCGGAAGGCGATCGAGGACGCGGGCGTACAGCTCACGGGCCTGAACTTCTACGCCGGGCAGCTGCCCGGCCCGGACCGGGGCGCGCTGTCGGTTCCGGGCGAGGAGTCCGAGCGGTTCCGCGCGAACATCGACGTGACCGCGGACTTCGCGCACTCGTTGGGGTGCACGGCTCTCAACGCCCTGTACGGCAACCGCGTCGAGGGCGTCGATCCGGCCGAGCAGGACGAACTCGCCCTGGAGAACCTGGTACTGGCGGCCCGCGCGGCCGACCGTATCGGCGCGGTCGTGCTGATCGAGGCCCTCAACGAGCCGGAGTCGCCGCGCTGCCCCCTGGTGAGCGCCCCGGCCGCGGTCGCCGTCGTCGACAGGGTCAACGAGGCGACGGGGCTCGGCAACGCCAGGTTCCTGATGGACCTCTACCACCTGTCCATGAACGGCGAGGACCTCCCGTCGGTGATCGAGCGGTACGCCGCGCGGACCGGCCATGTGCAGATCGCCGACAACCCGGGCCGCGGCGCCCCCGGCACCGGCTCGCTCCCGCTGGCGGAGCTGCTCGGCCTGCTGCGCGAACAGGGGTACGAGGGCTGGGTCGGCCTGGAGTACAAGCCGGGCGACCGGCCGAGCGCCGAATCGTTCGCGTGGCTCCCGCGCGAGGCCCGCGCCGCCCGCCCCGCTCGCACCGCCCGCGCTTCCCGCACTCCCCGCACCGCTCGCTGAGCGGCAACCCCCGGACGTAGAACCGCAGTCAGAGAGGCACCCCCACCATGAGCAACCCTGCCGACAGTTCCGGCACGCCCCGTCCGACGATCGCCTGGATCGGCCTCGGCATCATGGGCTCCCCCATGTCGGAGAACCTGGTCAAGGCCGGGTACGACGTCACCGGGTTCACCCTGGAGCAGGACAAGCTGGAGCGGCTGACCGCCGCCGGCGGCACGGCGGCCGGCTCGATCGCCGAGGCCGTGCGGGACGCCGACGTCGTGATCACGATGGTGCCGGCCTCCCCGCAGGTCGAGGCCATCGCGTACGGGCCCGACGGCATCCTGGAGAACGCGCGTTCCGGCGCCCTCCTGATCGACATGTCCTCCATCACCCCCCAGACCTCCGTGGACCTGGCGGCAGCGGCGAAGGACAAGGGCATCCGGGTCCTGGACGCCCCGGTGTCCGGCGGCGAGGCCGGCGCGGTCGAGGCCGTGCTGTCCATCATGGTCGGCGGCGAGCAGGCCGACTTCGACCGGGCCGGGCCGATCTTCGAGGCGCTGGGGAGGACCGTCGTGCTGTGCGGGCCGCACGGCTCGGGCCAGACCGTGAAGGCCGCGAACCAGCTGATCGTCGCGGTGAACATCCAGGCGTGCGCCGAGGCCGTGGTCTTCCTGGAGAAGTCGGGGGTCGACCTGCGGGCCGCCCTCGACGTCCTGAACGGCGGTCTCGCCGGTTCGACCGTACTGACGCGCAAGAAGGACAACTTCCTCAACCGCGACTTCGGGCCGGGCTTCCGCGTCGACCTGCACCACAAGGACATGGGCATCGTCACCGACGCCGCCCGCAACGTCGGCGCGGCACTGCCCGTCGGGGCCGTGGTCGCCCAGCTCGTGGCCTCGCTGCGCGCCCAGGGCGACGGCGGCCTGGACCACTCCGCGCTGCTGCGCGCGGTCGAGCGCCTCTCCGGCGCGCGGGTCTGACCGCCCGCCCCCGCAGACCCGGGCGGCGCCGGCGCCGACACCTGTCCTGTCGCGCCCGAGCGGCGGCGCCGCCCGGCACCAACTCCATGACGGCGCAAGGGATCCGGCGGGAGGTCGGATCCCGGGCGCACCGCCCGTGCGGACCGTGGACCCGGATGAGGGGTGGTCCACGGGACGGCCGGGCAGGGCAGGGACCGCGGCGGTGTGCGAGCCAGTGCGGTGGTGAAGGTCCCGGGGCCCCTCCTCGACCTGAGGGGAGGACGGCTCCCGGTACCGTCGCGCCGCCGCGGTCCCGGCCCGGAACGTGCTCCGGAGCGCCGCGTACGGACGGTCCCGTACGCGGCGCTCTTCGCCGTCCGTACGTACGCCGGTATGCGTACGCCGGCTACGGCACCCTCAAATCAACCTCTGAAGATGGTCCCGGGGGCTTCAACTCACCGCGCCGGAGGCACATTCTCAGCACATGGGGCCCGCCGGCACGGGGGCGGCGGGCCCCCTACGGGAACCACCGCGGGCCGGGCCTGAAACGGAGGTGGGACGCATGGACGACACGATCTCCGCGCTTCGGCGCGAGCCGTACGCGGCAGCGGTGTCGTGGAGCGGACCGCCCGCCGCAGGGACGGTCGCCGCGGTGACGGTGGCCGCGGTGACGGTCGCCGGGACGACGGTCGCCGTGCGCGGTGCACCGGTCGGGGGAGAGCACGGGGGCGCCGGACCGGTTCCGGGCCGCGGCGGGGGCGGCAGGCACTGAACACGGCGCGAGGCCCCCGTCCTGAGTCCTCAGGACGGGGGCCTCGGCTCTGTCCGGGGAGTCCGGCGCTCAGACCTTCAGGGGTCTGACGGAGGTGGGCGCGTGGCCCGGCTCGGTCGCGAGCTCCTCGAACTCCACGACGTTGCCGATGTCGTTGGTCGTGGACATCGCGATGTTGGTGACGCGCTCCAGGACCGCCTCGACCACCACCGGCACCTGGAACTCGGCCGCGAGCTTCTTCGCCTGCTCGAAGGCGGCGCCCAGCTCGGCCGGGTCGGTGACCCGGATCGCCTTGCAGCCGAGCCCCTCGACGACCTTGACGTGGTCGACCCCGTACACGCCCAGCTCGGGCGAGTTGATGTTCTCGAACTCCAGATTGACCTGGAAGTCGATGTCGAACCCCCGCTGGGCCTGCCGGATGAGGCCCAGGTAGGCGTTGTTGACGAGCACGTGGACGTACGGGATCCGGTGCTGGGCCCCGACGGCCAGTTCCTCGATCATGAACTGGAAGTCGTAGTCGCCGGAGAGCGCGACCACCTGCGCCCCGGGGTCGGCCTTGGCCACGCCCAGCGCGGCCGGGACGGTCCAGCCGAGGGGGCCGGCCTGACCGCAGTTGATCCAGTGCCGCGGCCGGTAGACGTGCAGCATCTGCGCGCCGGCGATCTGTGAGAGACCGATGGTGGTGACGTACCGGGTCTCCGGGCCGAAGGCCTTGTTCATCTCCTCGTAGACGCGCTGCGGCTTGATGGGGATGTCGTCGAAGTGGGTACGCCGCTGCAGGGACGCCCTCCTGTGCTGGGCGGCCCCGGCCCACGCGGACCGGTCCGGCAGCCCGCCTGCGGCCTTCGTCTCCTTCGCCACCTCGACGAACAGCTCCAGCGCCGCCTTCGCGTCGGAGGCGATGCCGTAGTCCGGGGCGAAGATCCTGCCGATCTGGGTGGGCTCGATGTCGACGTGGACGAACTTCCGGCCGGCCGTGTAGACGTCCAGCCTGCCGGTGTGGCGGTTGGCCCAGCGGTTGCCGATGCCGAGGACGAAGTCGGACTCCAGGAACGTCGCGTTGCCGTAGCGGTGCGAGGTCTGCAGGCCCACCATGCCGGCGTTCAGCTCGTGGTCGTCGGGGAGGCTGCCCCAGCCCATGAGCGTGGGGACGACCGGGATGCCGGTCAACTCGGCGAACTCGACGAGGAGTTCGCAGGCGTCGGCGTTGATGACGCCGCCGCCCGCGACGATCAGCGGCCGCTCGGACGCGTTCAGGAGCGCGAGCGCCTTCTCGATCTGCGCGCGGGTCGCGGCCGGCTTGTAGACCGGCAGCGGCTCGTACGTCTGCGGATCGAACTCGATCTCCGTGAGCTGGACGTCGATGGGCAGGTCGATGAGGACCGGGCCGGGGCGGGCCGAGCGCATCAGGTGGAAGGCCTGCTGGAAGACGCCCGGGACCTGGGCGGCCTCCAGCACGGTGACCGCCATCTTGGCGACCGGCCTGGCGATCGACGCGATGTCGACGGCCTGGAAGTCCTCCTTGTGGATCACGGCGGTCGGGGCCTGTCCCGTGATGCACAGGATCGGGACGGAGTCGCCGGTCGCGGAGTACAGACCGGTGATCATGTCGGTGCCGGCGGGGCCGGACGTCCCGATGCAGACGCCGATGTTGCCGGGCGCGGTGCGGGTGTAGCCCTCCGCCATGTGGGCGGCGCCCTCGACGTGGCGGGCGAGGGTGTGGCCGATGCCGCCGGAGGACTTGAGCGCCGCGTAGAAGGGGTTGATCGCCGCGCCCGGCACACCGAACGCGTCGGTGACGCCCTCGCGCTTGAGGATTTCGACTGCCGCGCGGGCAGCGGTCATACGAGCCATTGCGTACTCCTGCTTCGGCCGTGGGATTCGGGCTCCCGTCGCGCCCCGCGGAGAGCTTCAAATTCCGTATCGTGGAAAGTAACTTCTACTATCTGGAAGCAATGTAGGTCGGGGGGCGGGGGGCGTCAAGAGCGCGCGGACGGCGCGCGGGGGTTGCGATCGCGGGGTGTCCGGGCGATTCACTGCCGGAGCGCGCGGTTCCGGAGGACGATGGAGAAGCCGTCCCCGTGTGGTGTCGGCGTCACGGTGTTCTGGAGAGGGTCATGGCCGAGAGCGTGCCGGTCGTTTGTCCGGCCTGCCGGCGGGAGCATGTCTATGCGGCGCCGGCGTACCCGTGTGTGTGCGGGGCGCCGGTCGCGCCCCTGTTCGACGTGCGGGCCCGTCCCGAGTCCGTCACCCATCACACCTGGGACGAGGACTGGGTGACGATCCCCTGCACCGCCTGCGGACGCGCGGACCAGTGGCCCCGCCCGGAGCTCGGCTGCCCGTGCGGGACGCTGCTGCGGGTCCCCCTGGCGTACCCCGGGCCCGCCGGGCCCGATGACTCCGCCGAACCGGATGACCCCGCCGAACCGGATGAGGACGCCGAGTGCGCAGAGCACACCAGGTCCGGGGCGCGCGCCGAACCGGGGCCGGGGGCCGGGTTCAGCGGCCCCAGCGAGGTCGGCGGGCACGCCGCCGGTCCCGGAGCGGCGGCCCCGGACGCCGGCCACACGCCGAGGGCCGCCGGATCCGGAGCGGCCGACGCGCATGCCGGGGAAGCGCCCCGCCCCGCCGGCCACGGGAACGCACCCGACGCGGGCGGCGCGGACATACCCCGGGCGCGGCGCACCGGCGACACCGGTACGACCGATACCGGTACCGCCGGTTCAGGCGTCGAGCATGTGTCGCACGCCGCCGACTCCGACGCGGACGGCCCGGGCAGCGGGGGCGGCGGGGGCGGCCCCGGGAGCGGTGACACCGGAGCCGGCTCCGGCTCCGGCCGTGGGCGGCCGGTTCCGAGGCCGCGACGTCAGCGCCTTCCTGCCGCCGTTCCCCTCCCCCGCACCGAACCGGCGCCGCGCGCCGCGTTCCAGCCGGTGACGATACGGACGGCCCGTGACGCCGTCACCGCCGCCGCGCTGTACCTGCGCTGGCTCGGCTACCGGGACATCCGGCGGGCCGACCAGCGGCCGCCCTCCGGGATAGGTCTCGCGGCCCGCGGGATCGTCGCCCAGGTGGACCCGACCGTGCGCCCGGCCTCCCCGCGGGACGTGGAGTGCCTGTGGCTGACGGCGATGACGGAGTCCGCGGGCTGCGTCTACTTCTCCCTGGCCGGCTACGAGAAGGACGCCCGCACCTGCGCCGACTCGCTCGGCGTGCCCCTGTTCGTGCTGGACCTCACCGGCACCCCGCAACCGGCCAACAACCTCGCCGGCGAACTCGCCGAAAGCGGCGCCTGATCCCCCAACTCGGCCCGAACCGCGCATACTTGATCCCATGACCGTCAGAGCGGCCACATCCGCCGACCTCCCCGTCCTCCAGGACATCGAACGTGCCGCGGGCGAGCCGTTCCGCATCTTCGGGATGCCCGAGATCGCCGATGACGAGCCGCCCCCGCTCGACCTCCTGGAACGCTTCCGCAAGGCGGGTCACGCCTGGGTCGCCGAGGACTCCGCCGGCCGGCTCGTCGCGTACCTGATCGGCGAGCCCGTGGACGGCGCCTTCCACATCGAGCAGGTCTCCGTCCACCCGGACGCCGCGCACCAGGGCGTGGGGCGGACCCTGATCGCGTACGTCGCCGGGCGGGCGCGCCGGCAGGGACTGACCGGTCTCTCCCTGACGACCTTCGCGGAAGTCCCCTGGAACGCCCCCTACTACGAGCGGCTCGGCTTCCGCGTCCTGGCCGAGCACGAACTCACCCCGGGGCTGCGCGGCATCCGCGCGGCGGAGGCCGAGAACGGCCTGGACCGCTGGCCCCGGGTCTGCATGTACCTGAGCACACAGCCGCCGGGACCACGCGCCTAGACGGCAGGCGGCCCCGTCACGGCGCCCGGTTGCGGACGCCCCGGCCTTCCGTCCGCGTCTTCGTCCGCGTCGGCGTCTTCGTCCGCGTCCGCGTCCACGTCCGGGCACGCGCGGGGAGCCACCACGTCCGCCGTCCGCGCGCCCGCGAGCTGCGCCTGGAGCCGTTCGTGGCGGAACTCGAAACCCGCCCCCGACTGGCGCAGCACACCCCGCTGGTGCGCCTCCTCCAGGAACGCCATGAGCCGCCACGGCAGTTGCCCGGTCGCCGCCAGCCAGCAGCGCGCGACGACGTAACGGCCCCACGCGCTCAGCGCCACCGCGGCCGTGCCCAGCGGCAGCCACAGCTGGGTGCCCAGATGCACGAGGCCGCCCCAGTCGCCGGGCGTCGCCACCACGGGCACGCACACGCACGCCACGAGCAGCGCGACCATGCCGCCGCGGGTCAGGGACGCGGTCCGGTCGGTGCGCAGCGAGAAGCCGGGACTGGCGGCCCGCATCAGGTCCGAGGGCACACTGAGCGCGCGGTACACCCCGCACACACAGCCGCCGACCACACCGATCAGCAGCCCCGAGACCAGTACGGGCGGCAGGTTGCGGGCCAGCACCCCCGCGGCCGGTCCCTGGGTGAGCCAGTCCCGGCCCTCGTCCGGCAGCACCGAGCGCAGGTTCGCCGGGCGCACCGTGATCGTGGCCGGTCCGGCGCCCGGGGTGATGAGCGCGACCACGTCGCCGTCGCGTGACGCGAAGACCGTCCGCCGTGAGACGAAGTCCACGCACCGCCGCCGGGGCAGCAGCGGCATGGTGCAGTTCGGCGGCCGTGCCGATCCGGCGTAGGCCACCGGGCGCGCCCCGTCGCCGGGCAGCAGCAGTCCGCCCCGCAGCGGCCGCTCCGTGACGGCGCTGCGCACCCCGGCCCGCTCGGCGAAGTGCCAGCCGCGGATCTCCTGGCCCGTCAGGTTCGTCGCCGTACGGGACTTGAGCGCGGTCACGGCGACCGCCGCGAACCCACCCGCCGTGCAGGAGGCGACCCCGATCAGCAGCGCGGTGGCGGTGCCCCGGACCGTGCCCGACACGAACCGGCGGGCGATCCGCCCCGCGCGCGGTGTCCCTGCCGTCTGCCCGCCCCCGCGCGTCCCGCTCGTCATCAGGGCCGTCCCCGCCGCCGCGCAGGTGGTGCCGAGCAGGACGGTCCAGGGGCTGCCGTCCCGGCCCAGCAGGGCGTCGCCCGCCGCGCCCGTGCCGCCCACCGCCAGCGCGGCCCCGCCCAGCCGGGCCGCCGCCCGGCTCATGGCCCCGCTCCAGGGCAGCCCGAGCGGGGTGGGCCGGCGGGAGAGCCCGGCGATCCCGAGGAACAGGGTGAACAGCTGCGAGAACAGGAACCCGGCGATCAGGTCAGGGATCCAGCCGTCGGTGACCCCGCCGAAACGGAAACCGAAGCGCAGGTCGTCGAAGTAGGCGTACGCCGCCCACAGCAGCGCGCTCAGCCCGGTCGTGACGAGGGCCTGCCGCCGGCGGAAGCGCCGGTCCGCGCCGCGCCGCCCGGGCGGCAGCAGGTACCGGACCCCGAACGCGAACCCCAGCGTCTGCCCGGCCAGCACCGCGGTCAGGGAGACCACGTCCTCCAGCCGGGTCAGGTCACCGGCGGCGCGCGCCAGGGTCACCGGCAGCAGCAGCACGGACAGGACGGCGAGGGCCAGCAGCCCCGGCGCGTACACCGCGAGCGTCCGCGGCAGCAGCGACTCCAGCTCCCACCAGGCGAGCCGGCCCGTACCGCGGCGCTGCAACGCCCGCGCCACCACGGCCAGCCGGCGCGTCGCGTCGGCGGCGGCGTCCGTCCCCGCGTCCGCGAACGCCGCGGGGACGAACGCCCCCAGGAGGTGCTCCTCGACCGCCGCCACCGTGGGGAAGCGCCGCCGGTCGAGCAGGGGCGCGGGGTCGCGGGCGGTGTCGCCGTAGACCGTGCGGGCCAGAGCGACCATGAGCGGGGTGGTGAGGGCCTTCGCCGCGGGCAGGTCCGGGCGTTCCTCCAGCGTGCGCAGCACCTGCGTCCACACGGTGCGCGGGGTGCCGTCCGCCGCCGGACGCAGGGGCCGTGCCGAGCGTTCCAGGTGGGCCCCGGCCCGTGCGAGGTCCAGGGGCCGCAGTTCCACCACCTCGGCCCCGGTGAGCACGTCGCCCTCGTCCACCGCGGCCGCCCAGGCGTCGGCCCGGCTGGTCAGCATCAGGGGCGCGCCCGGGTCGAGTTCGGCGTTGATGCGCTGTACGGCCGTCGCGTACGCGGACCGGGGCAGTTCGTCGAAGCCGTCGAGGACCGGCGCCACCAGCGCCGTGTCGACCAGCACGCGGGCCAGGGTGCGGCGGTCGTCCGCCAGGGCGGCCAGCGGCCGGTAGTCGGCGGCCAGCCGGTCCGCGAGCCAGGTGCGCAGCGGCGAGCGCAGCGGGTCCCAGGAGGCGAGCGGGAAGATCACCGGGACCGGGCCGCCCTCCCGGCGGGCGTCGAGCCGGTCGAGGACGTACCGCATCGCGAACACGCTCTTGCCCGACCCCGGTTCGCCCAGGACCACGACGCGGCGACCGGGCGGGGCAGGGGCGGCCGCAGCAGCGGTGACAGCCACCGCAGTGGTGTCCGCGCCGGCGTCCGTCCGCGGACCCGGCAGCACGGCGCCGGACGGGATGTTGTGCGGGTGGTCGGCCAGGCGCCGGTCCGCGAGGCACCAGTCCACCTCCAGCGGCGCCGGGTCCTGGAGGCGCCGCAGCCGCGCCTCGGCCGCCCACTGCTCCCGTACGGCCTCGGCGAGCGACTCGACGGCCCGGCGCCGGTGCTCCCCGTCGCCGCCGTCCGGCCGGGGGCCGGTGTCGCCGCGCAGCACGTCCGCCAGGAGCGCCGCCACCGACATGAAGGCGCCGAGCGCCGTCAGCAGGACCCCGGCGGTGGCGGAGTCCTGCCACCAGAACCGCAGGATCGCCGCCATCGCCGCGAGCGCCACCGCGCACACGGCGAACCACAGGCGTCTGCGCGCCCCCGCCTCGTGCCATCCGACTCGCATGCCGCCGCTCCCCCGTCGTCGGAAATCCTCGATCGCCCGACCCCCGAAGTGAACCCTTTTAGTCCGCGCGACATCCGTGAACGGGCTGTTCAAGACACGTGTGGGTGAGCGCGTGGGTGCGTTCGGGGGGCGGTCGGGAGCGCATCGGGGCCTTCGACGCAGGGGTCAGGGGCATAAGCGGCGGGCATGGGCACGTACGGACGGCCCGCCCCGGGCCGCCGGATCCCAGGGCTCCGGCCGCTCCGGAACCCGCTG belongs to Streptomyces sp. V3I8 and includes:
- the uraH gene encoding hydroxyisourate hydrolase, which produces MSTDTTASVSTHILDTSVGRPAGEVSVLLAARVGRAGDWQALGGSATDADGRCKDLPALPEGTTHVRLDFAVEAYFEKKQADAQQDAPANRDSGAAHVFFPEVAITFAVSPGEHYHVPLLLNPFGYSVYRGS
- a CDS encoding 2-hydroxy-3-oxopropionate reductase, producing MSNPADSSGTPRPTIAWIGLGIMGSPMSENLVKAGYDVTGFTLEQDKLERLTAAGGTAAGSIAEAVRDADVVITMVPASPQVEAIAYGPDGILENARSGALLIDMSSITPQTSVDLAAAAKDKGIRVLDAPVSGGEAGAVEAVLSIMVGGEQADFDRAGPIFEALGRTVVLCGPHGSGQTVKAANQLIVAVNIQACAEAVVFLEKSGVDLRAALDVLNGGLAGSTVLTRKKDNFLNRDFGPGFRVDLHHKDMGIVTDAARNVGAALPVGAVVAQLVASLRAQGDGGLDHSALLRAVERLSGARV
- the uraD gene encoding 2-oxo-4-hydroxy-4-carboxy-5-ureidoimidazoline decarboxylase; protein product: MTSSTTPGGLARFNALEERAALAALHELCASQTWARSLLARRPYATADELLAASDDAMAGLSDADLAQAMAGHPPIGRPKPGDPASSCEQRGMADASDELRAQMLELNLEYQERFGHVFLICATGLTGEQMRDAVKRRLGNTPEQEREIARTELGRINRIRLAPLVEQDAPA
- the gcl gene encoding glyoxylate carboligase, which translates into the protein MARMTAARAAVEILKREGVTDAFGVPGAAINPFYAALKSSGGIGHTLARHVEGAAHMAEGYTRTAPGNIGVCIGTSGPAGTDMITGLYSATGDSVPILCITGQAPTAVIHKEDFQAVDIASIARPVAKMAVTVLEAAQVPGVFQQAFHLMRSARPGPVLIDLPIDVQLTEIEFDPQTYEPLPVYKPAATRAQIEKALALLNASERPLIVAGGGVINADACELLVEFAELTGIPVVPTLMGWGSLPDDHELNAGMVGLQTSHRYGNATFLESDFVLGIGNRWANRHTGRLDVYTAGRKFVHVDIEPTQIGRIFAPDYGIASDAKAALELFVEVAKETKAAGGLPDRSAWAGAAQHRRASLQRRTHFDDIPIKPQRVYEEMNKAFGPETRYVTTIGLSQIAGAQMLHVYRPRHWINCGQAGPLGWTVPAALGVAKADPGAQVVALSGDYDFQFMIEELAVGAQHRIPYVHVLVNNAYLGLIRQAQRGFDIDFQVNLEFENINSPELGVYGVDHVKVVEGLGCKAIRVTDPAELGAAFEQAKKLAAEFQVPVVVEAVLERVTNIAMSTTNDIGNVVEFEELATEPGHAPTSVRPLKV
- a CDS encoding helix-turn-helix domain-containing protein; protein product: MTASADDPFVSAVKPLVDAMGAEMLPPDQAGPDDVVLSWEGADVVAVRLPQLADSLDHILAALERKRGKPLAELDRKAKQEVVRMLEARGAFSVRHGVETVATALGVSRFTVYNYLNREKGA
- the pucL gene encoding factor-independent urate hydroxylase, translated to MTTPSRPARSAVLAQNQYGKAENRVVRITRDGATHHIKDLNVSVALSGDMEEVHYSGSNANVLPTDTTKNTVYAFAKEHGIESAEQFGIHLARHFVTSQEPIGRARIRIEEYSWERIGTSGADARATGTGAAGHSFARRGQETRVTQITYDGSSWEVVSGLKDLVVLNSTDSEFWGYVKDTYTTLKEAYDRILATEVSARWRFGWTDGEQPAPDWEESYGQVRRHMLQAFAETYSLSLQQTLYQMGARIIDNRAEIDEVRFSLPNKHHFLVDLEPFGLKNDNEVYYAADRPYGLIEATILRDGCEALIPVDLTNL
- a CDS encoding TIM barrel protein, which gives rise to MPGFSMDAAAEQRFNVNLSILFTELPLLERPAAAAAAGFTAVELWWPWTDTPTPARAELDALRKAIEDAGVQLTGLNFYAGQLPGPDRGALSVPGEESERFRANIDVTADFAHSLGCTALNALYGNRVEGVDPAEQDELALENLVLAARAADRIGAVVLIEALNEPESPRCPLVSAPAAVAVVDRVNEATGLGNARFLMDLYHLSMNGEDLPSVIERYAARTGHVQIADNPGRGAPGTGSLPLAELLGLLREQGYEGWVGLEYKPGDRPSAESFAWLPREARAARPARTARASRTPRTAR
- a CDS encoding GNAT family N-acetyltransferase; this translates as MTVRAATSADLPVLQDIERAAGEPFRIFGMPEIADDEPPPLDLLERFRKAGHAWVAEDSAGRLVAYLIGEPVDGAFHIEQVSVHPDAAHQGVGRTLIAYVAGRARRQGLTGLSLTTFAEVPWNAPYYERLGFRVLAEHELTPGLRGIRAAEAENGLDRWPRVCMYLSTQPPGPRA